Proteins from one Bacteroides mediterraneensis genomic window:
- a CDS encoding helix-turn-helix domain-containing protein — MKQTADTDYIQQLISEGEHIHQDFKFAISDARKIARSLSAFANTEGGRLLVGVKDNGRIAGIRSEEEIYMIEAAATMYCRPPVITENRVFRVEGKDVLEVEVKECACKPVLAVDEEGKSWAYVRIADENILASPVHLRIWNHEKKDEVVMTYTDREKRLLEVLGSQGLLTLNRCSRLARLSRPEVCQLLADFIRFGLVEQVFQEHTFFYRLKEDAVWEDSLFPEVSR, encoded by the coding sequence ATGAAACAAACTGCAGATACAGACTATATACAACAGCTCATCTCGGAGGGTGAGCATATACATCAGGATTTTAAATTTGCCATATCCGATGCAAGGAAAATAGCCAGAAGTTTGTCTGCTTTTGCAAATACCGAAGGAGGACGGTTATTGGTGGGAGTGAAGGATAACGGCAGGATTGCCGGGATTCGTTCGGAAGAAGAAATCTATATGATAGAAGCGGCTGCCACGATGTATTGTCGTCCTCCGGTAATCACGGAAAACCGTGTGTTCAGGGTGGAAGGAAAGGATGTGCTGGAAGTTGAAGTGAAAGAGTGCGCGTGCAAACCGGTTTTAGCCGTCGATGAAGAGGGTAAGTCTTGGGCTTATGTGCGTATAGCCGATGAGAACATTTTGGCATCTCCTGTCCACCTTCGAATCTGGAATCATGAGAAAAAGGACGAAGTGGTAATGACCTATACCGACAGGGAAAAGCGTTTGCTGGAGGTATTGGGTAGCCAGGGGCTGCTTACATTGAATAGGTGTAGCCGCCTGGCCCGTCTTTCCCGTCCGGAAGTATGTCAGTTGCTTGCCGATTTTATTCGTTTTGGACTTGTAGAGCAGGTTTTTCAGGAGCATACTTTCTTTTACCGTCTAAAAGAAGATGCCGTGTGGGAAGATTCCCTTTTTCCGGAAGTAAGCCGATGA
- a CDS encoding serine dehydratase subunit alpha family protein, which yields MISQSERERIIALIKREVVPAIGCTEPVAVALCVAKATEVLGCRPETITAQLSANILKNAMGVGIPGTGMIGLPIAIALGALKGKSEYGLEVLKDITPESVEEGKQMIAGQGIKIELKKDIEEKLYIEVTCTAGKDTATAIISGGHTNFVYAERNGEVLFDHREKAGAEADVEEVDLNLKKVYDFATTAPLDEIRFILEAKRLNLQAAERSFQGNYGHELGKMLRSSQQEQHIMGSNTFTHILSYTSAACDARMAGAMIPVMSNSGSGNQGIAATLPVVVFAQENHKSEEELIRALILSHLTAIYIKQNLGRLSALCGCVVAATGSSCGITYLMGGEYKQVAYAVQNMIANLTGMICDGAKPSCALKLTSGVSTAVFSAILAMEGKCVTSVEGIIEDNVDFSIRNLTKIGSEGMNETDKLVLDIMTHKHCD from the coding sequence ATGATTTCGCAGTCAGAAAGAGAACGTATTATCGCATTAATCAAGCGGGAAGTCGTTCCGGCTATCGGCTGTACGGAACCCGTAGCTGTGGCTCTTTGTGTGGCTAAAGCTACGGAAGTTCTGGGATGTCGTCCGGAAACAATTACGGCTCAGCTTAGTGCGAATATTTTGAAGAATGCCATGGGGGTGGGAATCCCTGGCACGGGGATGATTGGGTTGCCTATTGCCATTGCTTTGGGAGCTTTAAAAGGCAAATCAGAATATGGTTTGGAAGTTTTGAAGGACATTACTCCCGAAAGCGTGGAAGAAGGCAAGCAGATGATTGCCGGTCAAGGCATAAAGATTGAGCTGAAAAAAGACATTGAAGAAAAATTGTATATTGAAGTGACTTGTACAGCCGGGAAGGATACAGCTACGGCTATCATCAGTGGAGGACATACGAATTTTGTGTATGCAGAACGGAATGGTGAGGTCTTGTTTGACCATAGAGAAAAGGCCGGAGCCGAAGCAGATGTGGAAGAAGTAGATTTGAATCTGAAGAAGGTGTATGATTTCGCTACAACTGCTCCGTTGGATGAAATCCGTTTCATCCTTGAGGCAAAGCGTCTGAATCTGCAGGCAGCGGAACGTTCTTTCCAAGGGAACTACGGTCATGAGTTGGGCAAAATGTTGCGTAGCAGCCAGCAGGAACAGCATATCATGGGTAGCAATACGTTTACCCATATCCTTTCTTATACCTCTGCCGCATGCGATGCCCGAATGGCTGGTGCCATGATACCGGTGATGAGTAATTCTGGAAGTGGAAACCAAGGCATTGCAGCCACACTTCCTGTGGTAGTGTTCGCTCAAGAGAACCATAAATCGGAAGAGGAATTGATTCGTGCTCTGATTTTGAGCCATCTTACAGCTATTTATATCAAGCAGAATTTAGGCCGTCTGTCCGCGTTGTGTGGTTGTGTGGTGGCTGCCACAGGCAGTAGTTGTGGAATCACCTATCTGATGGGAGGCGAGTATAAGCAGGTGGCTTATGCCGTGCAGAATATGATTGCCAATCTGACAGGTATGATTTGTGACGGAGCCAAGCCGAGCTGCGCATTAAAACTGACCAGCGGGGTTTCAACGGCAGTCTTTTCTGCGATTCTGGCAATGGAAGGAAAGTGTGTGACTTCCGTGGAAGGCATCATTGAAGACAATGTGGATTTCAGTATCCGTAACCTGACCAAGATTGGTTCGGAGGGAATGAACGAAACTGATAAGCTGGTGCTGGATATTATGACTCACAAACATTGTGATTGA
- a CDS encoding cytochrome c biogenesis protein CcdA — protein sequence MNKKIFLSWLLMAILSLPVFAQIQEPVKFKTEWKSVSANEVEIVFTGKMEKGWHVYSTDLPEGGPVSATFNVDKLEGAELVGKLKPAGKEIDKMDPIFGMQVRFFEGTATFVQKLKLKGGKYEVSGYLQYGACNDENCLPPTNVDFSFKGEAAGGQAAASAAAEAETSDTADSDSLALTPLQIGTNSNNVETSDYWKPVIEELKAFGGNVNNESRSWLYIFFAGFVGGLLALFTPCVWPIIPMTVSFFLKRTKDKRKGIRDAWTYGASIVVIYVALGLAITLIFGASALNDLSTSAIFNIFFFLMLVVFAASFFGAFEITLPSKWSNAVDSKAEQTTGLLSIFLMAFTLSLVSFSCTGPIIGFLLVEVSTSNSIVAPAIGMLGFAIALALPFTLFALFPSWLKSMPKSGGWMNVIKVTLGFLELAFALKFLSVADLAYGWRLLDRETFLALWIVIFALLGMYLLGKIKFPHDGDDNKVSVPRFFLALFSLAFAVYMVPGLWGAPLKAVSAFAPPMQTQDFNLYKNEVHAKFNDFDAGMEYARQQGKPVMIDFTGYGCVNCRKMELAVWTDPTVSKILNDDYVLITLYVDEKTKLPEPVKVTENGTERTLRTVGDKWSYLQRSKFGANAQPFYVLIDNEGMPLNKSYSYDEDIQKYVEFLQTGLKNYKK from the coding sequence ATGAATAAGAAGATTTTTCTTAGCTGGCTTTTGATGGCCATTTTAAGTTTGCCGGTATTCGCCCAAATACAAGAACCGGTGAAGTTTAAAACCGAGTGGAAATCTGTATCCGCTAACGAAGTAGAAATTGTGTTCACCGGAAAAATGGAAAAAGGATGGCACGTATACTCTACGGATTTACCGGAAGGCGGACCTGTTTCAGCTACTTTTAATGTGGATAAATTGGAAGGAGCGGAATTGGTTGGAAAACTGAAACCTGCGGGGAAAGAAATCGATAAAATGGATCCGATATTTGGCATGCAGGTCCGCTTTTTTGAAGGAACAGCTACCTTTGTGCAGAAACTCAAACTGAAAGGTGGAAAATATGAAGTGAGTGGTTATTTGCAGTACGGTGCTTGTAATGATGAAAACTGTTTGCCTCCTACCAATGTAGATTTCTCTTTTAAGGGAGAGGCAGCTGGTGGACAGGCTGCAGCATCGGCTGCTGCTGAAGCCGAAACGTCTGATACGGCAGATTCCGATTCATTGGCACTGACTCCGCTTCAAATAGGTACGAACTCGAATAATGTGGAAACCTCCGATTACTGGAAACCTGTTATCGAAGAGCTGAAAGCATTTGGCGGAAATGTGAATAATGAATCACGCTCATGGCTTTATATCTTTTTCGCGGGATTTGTAGGCGGGCTGTTGGCTTTGTTCACTCCTTGTGTATGGCCGATTATTCCGATGACTGTCAGCTTCTTCTTGAAACGTACAAAGGACAAACGGAAAGGTATTCGTGATGCGTGGACGTATGGAGCTTCTATTGTAGTGATTTATGTGGCTTTAGGACTGGCTATTACCTTGATTTTTGGAGCCAGTGCTCTGAATGACCTCTCTACAAGCGCCATCTTTAATATTTTCTTCTTCCTTATGTTGGTGGTGTTTGCCGCTTCTTTCTTTGGCGCATTTGAAATCACACTTCCTTCGAAGTGGAGCAACGCCGTGGATAGCAAGGCAGAACAGACGACAGGATTGCTGAGTATTTTCCTGATGGCTTTCACCTTGTCGCTGGTATCTTTCTCTTGTACCGGTCCGATTATCGGTTTTTTATTGGTGGAAGTTTCTACTTCAAATAGCATTGTTGCTCCAGCCATTGGTATGCTGGGATTTGCCATTGCGTTGGCTTTGCCGTTCACCTTGTTCGCGTTGTTCCCGTCTTGGCTGAAATCTATGCCGAAATCCGGAGGATGGATGAATGTCATCAAGGTGACGCTGGGATTCTTGGAACTGGCATTTGCGTTGAAGTTCCTTTCTGTGGCCGATTTGGCGTATGGATGGCGTTTGCTCGACCGTGAGACCTTCCTGGCTTTGTGGATTGTGATTTTTGCCTTGCTGGGTATGTATCTGTTGGGTAAAATCAAGTTCCCGCATGACGGAGACGATAATAAGGTAAGTGTACCGCGGTTCTTCCTGGCACTTTTCTCATTGGCATTCGCTGTATACATGGTACCTGGATTGTGGGGAGCTCCGCTGAAAGCTGTCAGCGCTTTTGCACCTCCTATGCAGACACAGGATTTCAATCTGTACAAGAACGAAGTACATGCGAAATTCAATGATTTTGATGCAGGTATGGAATATGCCCGTCAGCAGGGAAAACCAGTGATGATTGACTTTACGGGATATGGTTGTGTGAACTGTCGTAAGATGGAACTGGCTGTATGGACAGACCCGACGGTCAGCAAGATTCTGAATGATGACTATGTATTGATTACGTTGTATGTAGACGAAAAGACGAAATTGCCGGAACCGGTCAAGGTGACAGAAAATGGCACAGAGCGCACATTGCGTACGGTAGGTGATAAATGGAGCTATTTGCAGCGTTCTAAATTCGGGGCCAATGCCCAGCCTTTCTATGTGTTGATTGACAATGAAGGGATGCCGTTGAACAAGTCTTATTCGTATGATGAGGATATTCAGAAGTACGTGGAATTCTTGCAAACAGGATTAAAGAACTATAAAAAATAA
- a CDS encoding site-specific integrase encodes MSKSTFKILFYLRKNQVNKDGTVCIMIRLSLNGEITQFSSKLSVKPDAWDTVLGKAKGNTQKARQLNETLEDIRASLKNHYRDIEVHESFVTVEKIRNAFLGITAKQRTLLELFKKHNEDARKLVGISKTPATLAKYDRCYRRLEEFMKVKYNISDISLKEIGHMFITDFENYLRTESKCNENTTAKFMQTFKMIVIIAKNNGWIYTDPFSNYKIRLKRVDRGYLTDAELQKIMKKKFPTKRLEQVRDVFLFSCYTGLSYVDVKELKASDIRISFDGKPWIMTHRHKTDTPVNVPLLKIPQAILQKYEGQLPKGQLLPVLSNQKLNSYLKEIADLCGINKNITFHLARHCIFSYSLKIRNLQRLSA; translated from the coding sequence ATGAGTAAGAGTACATTTAAGATTCTGTTCTATCTAAGAAAGAATCAGGTAAACAAAGACGGAACAGTTTGTATTATGATTCGTTTGTCACTTAACGGTGAAATCACACAGTTCAGTTCTAAACTGAGCGTGAAGCCGGATGCCTGGGATACAGTTTTGGGCAAGGCGAAAGGAAATACACAGAAAGCCCGCCAGTTGAATGAAACATTGGAGGACATCCGTGCTTCGCTGAAAAACCACTACCGGGATATTGAAGTGCATGAGTCATTCGTAACGGTAGAAAAAATACGCAATGCGTTTTTGGGAATAACGGCGAAACAAAGAACACTGCTGGAACTTTTCAAGAAACACAATGAGGATGCAAGAAAACTGGTCGGCATCAGCAAGACTCCTGCCACCCTCGCGAAGTATGACCGCTGCTACCGGAGGCTGGAGGAATTTATGAAAGTGAAATACAATATTTCGGATATATCACTGAAGGAAATCGGCCACATGTTCATTACGGACTTCGAGAACTATCTGAGAACGGAAAGCAAATGCAATGAGAATACTACGGCAAAATTCATGCAGACGTTCAAGATGATTGTAATCATCGCCAAAAACAACGGTTGGATTTATACTGACCCGTTTTCAAATTATAAAATCAGACTGAAACGTGTGGACAGAGGCTATCTGACGGATGCGGAACTGCAAAAGATAATGAAGAAGAAGTTCCCGACTAAAAGACTGGAACAGGTACGGGACGTGTTCCTGTTCTCCTGTTACACGGGATTATCATATGTGGACGTGAAGGAACTGAAGGCAAGCGACATCAGAATCTCGTTTGACGGGAAACCGTGGATCATGACGCACCGTCATAAAACAGATACTCCGGTAAACGTACCGCTGCTGAAGATACCGCAGGCGATACTCCAGAAATATGAAGGTCAGCTCCCCAAAGGTCAGTTGCTGCCTGTGTTGAGCAATCAAAAACTTAATTCTTACTTAAAAGAGATTGCGGATTTGTGCGGTATAAATAAAAATATTACCTTCCACCTGGCTAGGCATTGTATCTTTTCTTATTCATTGAAAATAAGAAACTTACAAAGGTTATCAGCTTGA
- a CDS encoding serine protease → MFDFTQITLVVGKYNKDTQLVDMLGTGFLISNDGKVVTARHVIGNEYNNLCVLLPHIPNINVYQDVTDFSCRSTSAVVEDINPITDLCILKTGLIFNGTLPSLESLDNIYVGEKIGMFGFPHCVMGRRVLTYQETEIGAKMLLETSGVKSKYATINIQTRPGQSGSLVFNLKTGAIIGLLIGTYAPSSGVIIAGINPHELNQTSYCISANHIKEML, encoded by the coding sequence ATGTTTGATTTCACACAAATAACACTTGTTGTTGGAAAGTATAATAAAGATACGCAACTTGTTGATATGCTGGGAACAGGATTTCTTATATCTAATGATGGGAAAGTTGTTACTGCTAGACATGTCATTGGAAATGAATATAATAATTTATGTGTCTTATTACCTCATATTCCCAATATAAATGTTTACCAAGATGTAACAGATTTTTCATGTCGCTCAACTTCTGCTGTTGTAGAAGATATAAATCCTATTACAGATTTGTGTATATTAAAAACAGGTTTAATATTTAATGGAACTCTACCTTCTTTGGAGTCATTAGATAATATATATGTTGGTGAAAAAATTGGAATGTTCGGTTTCCCTCATTGTGTCATGGGACGTAGAGTTTTAACGTATCAAGAAACAGAAATTGGTGCAAAAATGTTATTGGAAACATCTGGTGTTAAATCGAAGTATGCGACTATTAATATACAAACAAGACCTGGACAATCAGGCTCTTTAGTGTTCAATCTCAAAACAGGTGCTATCATAGGTTTGTTGATTGGAACTTATGCTCCTTCATCAGGCGTTATTATCGCAGGAATAAATCCACATGAATTAAATCAAACTTCGTATTGTATATCCGCAAACCACATAAAAGAAATGTTATGA